The following are encoded together in the Gasterosteus aculeatus chromosome 7, fGasAcu3.hap1.1, whole genome shotgun sequence genome:
- the kcnip1b gene encoding Kv channel-interacting protein 1b isoform X2: MGAVVGTLTMQTKQRRPSRDKIDDELEMTTVCYRPEGLDQLEAQTNFSKQELQILYRGFKNECPSGVVDEDTFKHIYAQFFPHGDASMYAHYLFNAFDTTNNGSIKFKDFVVGLSTLLRGSMREKLEWTFYLYDINRDGYINREEMTEIVRAIYDMMGKYTYPALKGDVPQQHVDAFFQKMDKNKDGVVTLEEFIMACQEDETMMRSMQLFENVM; the protein is encoded by the exons ATGGGTGCAGTGGTGGGCACTCTGACCATGCAAACCAAGCAGAGGAGACCATCCAGAG ATAAGATAGATGATGAGCTCGAGATGACGACGGTGTGCTACAGGCCAGAGGGTCTCGACCAATTGGAAGCCCAAACTAACTTCAGCAAACAGGAGCTGCAGATCCTCTATCGTGGATTCAAGAAT GAATGCCCCAGTGGTGTTGTAGATGaggacacattcaaacacatttaCGCACAGTTCTTCCCTCATGGAG ATGCAAGCATGTACGCACATTATCTTTTCAATGCATTTGACACTACAAACAATGGCTCCATTAAGTTTAAG GACTTTGTAGTAGGTTTGTCTACACTGCTGCGaggatcaatgagagaaaagctTGAGTGGACATTTTATCTTTATGACATCAACAGAGATGGCTACATAAACAGAGAG GAAATGACTGAGATTGTGAGGGCCATCTATGACATGATGGGCAAGTACACCTACCCCGCACTAAAAGGGGACGTCCCGCAGCAGCATGTGGACGCCTTTTTCCAG aaaatggacaaaaacaaagatggagtGGTGACTTTGGAGGAGTTTATCATGGCCTGCCAGGAG GATGAGACCATGATGAGGTCCATGCAGTTGTTTGAAAACGTGATGTAG
- the kcnip1b gene encoding Kv channel-interacting protein 1b isoform X3, translated as MTTVCYRPEGLDQLEAQTNFSKQELQILYRGFKNECPSGVVDEDTFKHIYAQFFPHGDASMYAHYLFNAFDTTNNGSIKFKDFVVGLSTLLRGSMREKLEWTFYLYDINRDGYINREEMTEIVRAIYDMMGKYTYPALKGDVPQQHVDAFFQKMDKNKDGVVTLEEFIMACQEDETMMRSMQLFENVM; from the exons ATGACGACGGTGTGCTACAGGCCAGAGGGTCTCGACCAATTGGAAGCCCAAACTAACTTCAGCAAACAGGAGCTGCAGATCCTCTATCGTGGATTCAAGAAT GAATGCCCCAGTGGTGTTGTAGATGaggacacattcaaacacatttaCGCACAGTTCTTCCCTCATGGAG ATGCAAGCATGTACGCACATTATCTTTTCAATGCATTTGACACTACAAACAATGGCTCCATTAAGTTTAAG GACTTTGTAGTAGGTTTGTCTACACTGCTGCGaggatcaatgagagaaaagctTGAGTGGACATTTTATCTTTATGACATCAACAGAGATGGCTACATAAACAGAGAG GAAATGACTGAGATTGTGAGGGCCATCTATGACATGATGGGCAAGTACACCTACCCCGCACTAAAAGGGGACGTCCCGCAGCAGCATGTGGACGCCTTTTTCCAG aaaatggacaaaaacaaagatggagtGGTGACTTTGGAGGAGTTTATCATGGCCTGCCAGGAG GATGAGACCATGATGAGGTCCATGCAGTTGTTTGAAAACGTGATGTAG
- the kcnip1b gene encoding Kv channel-interacting protein 1b isoform X1 has product MAGCTCRCRQGLLKLIQSLQRLVSGSLAKDKIDDELEMTTVCYRPEGLDQLEAQTNFSKQELQILYRGFKNECPSGVVDEDTFKHIYAQFFPHGDASMYAHYLFNAFDTTNNGSIKFKDFVVGLSTLLRGSMREKLEWTFYLYDINRDGYINREEMTEIVRAIYDMMGKYTYPALKGDVPQQHVDAFFQKMDKNKDGVVTLEEFIMACQEDETMMRSMQLFENVM; this is encoded by the exons ATGGCTGGCTGTACCTGCCGCTGCAGGCAGGGGCTGCTCAAACTAATCCAGTCTCTCCAGAGATTAGTCTCAGGAAGCCTCGCCAAAG ATAAGATAGATGATGAGCTCGAGATGACGACGGTGTGCTACAGGCCAGAGGGTCTCGACCAATTGGAAGCCCAAACTAACTTCAGCAAACAGGAGCTGCAGATCCTCTATCGTGGATTCAAGAAT GAATGCCCCAGTGGTGTTGTAGATGaggacacattcaaacacatttaCGCACAGTTCTTCCCTCATGGAG ATGCAAGCATGTACGCACATTATCTTTTCAATGCATTTGACACTACAAACAATGGCTCCATTAAGTTTAAG GACTTTGTAGTAGGTTTGTCTACACTGCTGCGaggatcaatgagagaaaagctTGAGTGGACATTTTATCTTTATGACATCAACAGAGATGGCTACATAAACAGAGAG GAAATGACTGAGATTGTGAGGGCCATCTATGACATGATGGGCAAGTACACCTACCCCGCACTAAAAGGGGACGTCCCGCAGCAGCATGTGGACGCCTTTTTCCAG aaaatggacaaaaacaaagatggagtGGTGACTTTGGAGGAGTTTATCATGGCCTGCCAGGAG GATGAGACCATGATGAGGTCCATGCAGTTGTTTGAAAACGTGATGTAG
- the npm1a gene encoding nucleophosmin 1a produces MNGIEEESMAPQTFLYGCVLESGKEVLFNPEDDEFEHQLDLRMACVDPSTADELHMVEVEGQDSEGQKIKAVLVSLKPSTLPSVCLGGFTITPPAVFRLKTGAGPIHISGQHLVMMDADQSFEVDDDDEEEEEEEEEEEDVKLSKKRPASSPALKSQKKIKMDIDDEDDDDEDDEEDDDEEESEEEESPVKAKPAASKKNAASQNGKNSTQNTPAKKQEKTPKGKGAKSPKTPPKAPLPLPELKAKLMEAVNKGVTLPKIQPKFENFVKNGHHVTDPKMVAELWKWRQAMKDTK; encoded by the exons atgaaCGGCATAGAAGAGGAATCAATGGCACCACAGACGTTCCTTTACG GGTGCGTGCTTGAAAGTGGAAAGGAGGTGCTCTTCAACCCGGAGGACGATGAATTTGAGCATCAGCTGGATCTCAGGATG GCCTGCGTGGACCCGAGTACGGCAGATGAACTTCACATGGTGGAGGTTGAAGGACAAGACTCAGAGGGTCAGAAAATCAAAGCAGTGTTGGTCTCACTTAAGCCCTCAACCCTGCCAAGT GTGTGTCTCGGCGGTTTCACCATCACACCCCCAGCAGTTTTCCGTCTGAAGACCGGCGCTGGTCCAATCCACATCAGTGGACAACACCTAGTCA TGATGGACGCAGATCAGTCCTTTGAAGTAGATGACgacgatgaggaagaggaggaagaggaagaagaggaggaagatgtcAAATTATCAAAGAAaagacctgcttcctctcctgcccTCAAGTCTCAG AAAAAGATTAAAATGGATATTGACGACGAAGATGATGACGATGA agatgatgaggaggatgatgatgaggaggagagtgaggaaGAAGAGTCACCTGTTAAG GCCAAACCGGCTGCTTCCAAAAAAAACGCTGCATCCCAGAATGGCAAGAACTCTACTCAGAACACTCCCGCCAAGAAGCAG GAGAAGACCCCTAAAGGAAAGGGTGCCAAGTCGCCTAAGACCCCCCCTAAAGCACCTCTACCACTCCCCGAGCTTAAAGCCAAGCTGATGGAGGCAGTGAATAAG GGAGTAACATTACCCAAAATCCAGCCCAAGTTTGAGAACTTCGTGAAGAATGGTCATCATGTCACAGACCCCAAG atgGTTGCCGAGCTGTGGAAGTGGAGACAGGCCATGAAGGATACTAAATAA
- the hrh2b gene encoding histamine receptor H2b, whose amino-acid sequence MISTALRLLVLVSFIILTIGGNVLVCLAVGLSRRLWRVANCFVVSLAVTDLLLGLLVMPLSATVELGSGHWPLGGPLCNVYISLDVMLCTSSILTLVAISVDRYLAISAPLSYSRRVTPLRVTLAMIAIWALSLAVSFVPIHLGWNTADYRVQHMDWGMGDDDQEGLYCQFEWRNNYVLIYTFGSFYLPLLLMCGMYLCIFRVAREQVRRIRAATPSFARTASTAAIAREHKATVTLAAVLGAFVICWFPYFTFFTCMAIKKTTNPPNTLNSIILWMGYFNSALNPILYPAFNRDFRRAYGELLRCRGLSHRKLQLTRLSVRKQVTLTNGQSVWQRSERHADTVNEEAEGKKLTPHEINGIPDVPR is encoded by the exons ATGATCTCTACCGCTCTGCGCTTGTTGGTCCTGGTGTCTTTCATCATCCTGACCATCGGTGGcaacgtgctggtgtgtttggcGGTGGGGCTCAGTCGCCGGCTGTGGCGCGTCGCTAACTGCTTTGTGGTGTCCCTGGCGGTGACGGATCTCCTGCTGGGCCTGCTGGTGATGCCGCTGTCTGCCACCGTGGAGCTGGGCAGCGGACATTGGCCCCTCGGCGGACCGCTCTGTAACGTCTACATCTCGCTGGATGTCATGCTGTGCACATCCTCCATACTGACCCTGGTGGCCATCAGCGTGGACCGATACCTGGCCATTTCAGCTCCCCTTAGCTACTCCAGGAGGGTTACCCCTCTGAGGGTGACACTGGCCATGATCGCCATCTGGGCCTTGTCACTAGCGGTGTCCTTTGTGCCCATCCACCTGGGCTGGAACACGGCGGACTATAGAGTGCAGCACATGGACTGGGGAATGGGGGATGACGACCAGGAGGGACTCTACTGCCAGTTTGAGTGGAGAAACAACTATGTTCTCATTTATACCTTTGGCTCGTTTTACCTGCCTCTGCTGCTTATGTGTGGAATGTATCTTTGCATTTTCAGAGTGGCACGAGAACAG GTGCGGCGTATTCGTGCTGCCACGCCGTCCTTTGCACGCACAGCATCAACTGCAGCCATAGCCCGGGAGCACAAAGCTACAGTGACCCTGGCAGCTGTGCTGGGGGCCTTTGTCATCTGCTGGTTCCCCTACTTTACCTTCTTCACCTGCATGGCCATAAAGAAAACGACTAACCCCCCTAACACACTTAACTCCATTATCCTGTGGATGGGCTACTTTAACTCAGCGCTTAACCCCATCCTGTATCCGGCCTTCAACAGGGATTTCCGCAGGGCGTACGGAGAGCTGCTTCGCTGCAGAGGACTGTCACACAGAAAACTGCAGCTCACTCGTCTGTCTGTGCGTAAACAAGTGACCTTGACTAATGGACAAAGTGTTTGGCAACGCTCTGAGAGGCATGCAGACACGGTTAATGAAGAGGCCGAGGGGAAGAAACTCACTCCACACGAGATAAATGGTATCCCTGATGTGCCACGGTGA
- the LOC120822094 gene encoding claudin-7-B encodes MANSSLQMLGFSLSLLGLIGLIVGTILPQWKMSAYVGDNIITAIAMYEGLWMSCAFQSTGQIQCKVYDSILQLNSALQATRALMIVSIIVIVVGLGAACMGMKCTNCGGDDKTRKTRIAMAAGIIILIGSLCALIACSWYAHDIIQAFYNPFTPVNTKYEFGSAIFIAWAGSFLALVGGGMLAASCPRGSPKSTPKYPISRPPSSSKEYV; translated from the exons ATGGCCAACTCGAGTCTCCAGATGTTGGGCTTCTCCCTCAGCCTCCTGGGCTTAATTGGATTGATCGTTGGCACCATTTTGCCCCAGTGGAAGATGTCCGCTTACGTCGGGGACAACATCATCACGGCCATCGCCATGTACGAGGGACTGTGGATGTCCTGCGCGTTCCAGAGCACAGGCCAGATCCAGTGCAAGGTGTACGACTCCATCCTGCAGCTCAACA GTGCCCTCCAGGCGACGCGCGCCCTCATGATCGTGAGCATCATCGTAATCGTGGTTGGCCTGGGCGCAGCCTGCATGGGAATGAAGTGCACCAACTGTGGAGGAGATGACAAAACGCGCAAAACCCGCATTGCCATGGCTGCTGGAATCATCATCCTGATTGGCT CTTTGTGTGCTCTTATCGCCTGCTCTTGGTACGCTCACGACATCATTCAAGCCTTCTACAACCCTTTCACCCCCGTCAATACCAA GTACGAGTTTGGTTCTGCCATCTTCATTGCCTGGGCTGGATCATTCCTGGCTCTAGTGGGAGGCGGCATGCTGGCGGCGTCCTGCCCAAGAGGCAGCCCAAAGTCCACGCCGAAGTATCCCATCTCCAGAcctcccagcagcagcaaggAATACGTTTGA